The stretch of DNA GCGGCTGGTGGCGGCCAACCACAACCAGCTGGGCCTGAAGGACCTGTTCGAACTGGCGTTCGAGATCACCAAGGTCAATGGCCAGCCGATCATCCACGCCGACATCGACGGCGCGGCGTCCAACGGCACCACCATGACCATCAAGGCGCTGACCAACATGTACCTGTTGCTGCACTTGATGGACCGCGACCTGGCCGGGCGCATTCGCCTGCCGTACTACCTCGACGAGGCGGCGGACATCGACGAACGCAACCAGGCGGCACTGCTGGAGACCAGCCTGCAGCTGGGCTTCGTGCCGATTCTGGCGAGTGTAAAGCCGCAGGTATCGGCGCGCGTGGCGATCGACCTGGAAGGTGGCAGCGGGCCGAATGGCATCTACATCGACGAGGCGGACTGGAAGTACATCAGCCGGCTGGATGAGGTGAAGGCGGTTGTGCGTGAGGATCAGGCCGAAGAGTTGGCCTGAGGAACCTGGGGCCGCTCTGCGGCCCTCCTCGCGACACAAGGCCGCTCCTACAGGGGTATGCGTTCCCTGTAGGAGCGGCCTTGCCGGGGCGCCGGACCGGTCGGAAAGGAGGCCAAAGGCCTCCCGGCAATCTACCAGGCTATCAATGAGCCCAAGGCAAAATCGGAATAGCCGTTACCGCATTCTGCGGGCTGCCCTCGATCATGCGGTCGCTGTACACCAGGTACACCAGGGTATTGCGTTTCTTGTCCAGGAAACGCACCACCTGCATGGTCTTGAACACCAGCGAGGTGCGCTCCTTGAACACCTCCTCGCCATCCTTCAAATCACCCTTGAAGTTGATGGGCCCGACCTGACGGCAGGCAATCGAAGCCTCCGCGCGATCTTCCGCCAACCCCAATCCACCCTTCACGCCGCCGGTCTTGGCCCGCGACAGGTAGCAGGTCACACCCTCGACCTTGGGGTCGTCAAAGGCCTCGACCACGATGCGGTCGTTTGGTCCAAGGAACTTGAACACGGTGGAAACCTGGCCGATTTCCTCGGCCCCAGCCAGCATCGGCAGGGCAAATACTGCCAGGGCGAGCGCCCGCTTGAGCCGCTTCATACCAGCACCAGGTTGTCGCGATGCACCAGCTCCGGCTCGGCGATGTAGCCCAGCACAGCCTCGATCTGATCGGACGGCTGGCCAATGATCTTCTGCGCTTCCAGCGCGCTGTAGTTGGCCAGGCCACGGGCCACTTCGACGCCGTCCGGACCGACGCAAACCACCATCTCGCCACGGCGGAAGCTGCCCTGCACGGTCTTCACGCCGACCGGCAGCAGGCTCTTGTGCGCTTCGCGCAGCGCCTGCACGGCACCGGCGTCGAGCACCAGGGTGCCGCGGGTTTGCAGGTGGCCTGCCAGCCACTGCTTGCGTGCCGCCAACATGCCGCGCTCAGGCGACAGCAGCGTGCCCAGGCGCTCGCCGGCCTTCAGCCGGTCCAGCACGCGCTCGATGCGACCACCGATGATGATCGTGTGAGCGCCGGAACGAGCTGCCAGGCGCGCGGCGCGCAGCTTGGTCTGCATGCCACCACGGCCCAGTGCACCACCGGTACCACCGGCCACGGCATCGAGCGACGGGTCGTCCGCGCGGGCTTCGTAGATCAGCTGGGCTTCTGGGTTGTTGCGCGGGTCGGCATCGAACATGCCGTCGCGGTCGGTGAGAATCACCAGCAGGTCGGCTTCCACCAGGTTGGCCACCAGCGCGGCCAAGGTATCGTTATCGCCGAAACGGATCTCGTCGGTGACCACGGTGTCGTTTTCGTTGATCACCGGCACCACACCCAGGTCGACCAAGGTACGCAGGGTGCTGCGGGCGTTCAGGTAACGCTTGCGGTCGGACAGGTCGTCGTGGGTCAGGAGGATTTGCGCGGTGTGCTTGCCATGCTCGCCGAAGCTCGATTCCCAGGCCTGCACCAGGCGCATCTGGCCAATCGAGGCCGCCGCCTGCAGCTCGTTCATCGCACTCGGTCGCGAAGTCCAGCCCAGCTGGCTCATGCCGGCAGCCACGGCCCCGGAGGAGACCAGTACCAACTCCACGCCTGCTTCACGCAGCGCGACCATCTGCTCGACCCATACGGCCATGGCGCCGCGGTCGAGGCCCTTGCCATCGGCGGTCAGCAGGGCACTGCCAATCTTCACGACCCAGCGCTTGGCGCCCGTCACCTTGCTTCGCATCTTCTTCCAACCTATGTC from Pseudomonas putida encodes:
- a CDS encoding CreA family protein; this translates as MKRLKRALALAVFALPMLAGAEEIGQVSTVFKFLGPNDRIVVEAFDDPKVEGVTCYLSRAKTGGVKGGLGLAEDRAEASIACRQVGPINFKGDLKDGEEVFKERTSLVFKTMQVVRFLDKKRNTLVYLVYSDRMIEGSPQNAVTAIPILPWAH
- the proB gene encoding glutamate 5-kinase, translated to MRSKVTGAKRWVVKIGSALLTADGKGLDRGAMAVWVEQMVALREAGVELVLVSSGAVAAGMSQLGWTSRPSAMNELQAAASIGQMRLVQAWESSFGEHGKHTAQILLTHDDLSDRKRYLNARSTLRTLVDLGVVPVINENDTVVTDEIRFGDNDTLAALVANLVEADLLVILTDRDGMFDADPRNNPEAQLIYEARADDPSLDAVAGGTGGALGRGGMQTKLRAARLAARSGAHTIIIGGRIERVLDRLKAGERLGTLLSPERGMLAARKQWLAGHLQTRGTLVLDAGAVQALREAHKSLLPVGVKTVQGSFRRGEMVVCVGPDGVEVARGLANYSALEAQKIIGQPSDQIEAVLGYIAEPELVHRDNLVLV